A part of Acidimicrobiales bacterium genomic DNA contains:
- a CDS encoding hydantoinase/oxoprolinase family protein translates to MRLGADTGGTFTDLVGDDGRSAKLPSTPADPGRAVREGIEGLVPLGRPGVVAHGTTVATNALLERRGAPVALVTNAGFADVIEIARQDRPSLYDPWADRPEPLVPRAWRYEVEGRLAADGSELRPVDPASLPPVDPAVRAVAVCLLHADLNPAHERAVAAALRDSGLDVTCSHQVSPEFREYERTVTTVVNAVLRPVCRSYLLGLRDVADEVLVMTSAGGLVGVAEAAALPAALLLSGPAGGVAAAAAVAAANGLRDVVTFDMGGTSTDVCLVLGGVPEPAPGLVVGGLTVRLAALDVHTIGAGGGSLAGIDTGGALIVGPESAGAEPGPACYGRGGTRPAVTDADLVLGRIPADAAFPGLGRLDVGAARRALDAAGVSAEGVVRVVNANMERALRAVSVERGVDPRGLALVAFGGAGPLHACELADAVGMPTVLVPARAGVLSAQGLVCAPHQRDLVRSWPEPLDHRRLPAARGALAAEAARLVGDGAEVDTFLDCRYAGQSHELTVRSTDQLHAEHLRRNGTSRPGHPVEVIALRARARRPSPVALADLPAPDRRPVRGPAVVAEHDCTVWVPPGWAGEPGAAGALVLRRVDAG, encoded by the coding sequence ATGCGGCTCGGGGCCGACACCGGCGGCACGTTCACCGACCTGGTCGGCGACGACGGGCGGTCGGCCAAGCTGCCGTCGACGCCGGCCGACCCGGGCCGGGCGGTCCGCGAGGGGATCGAGGGGCTCGTCCCCCTCGGGCGACCGGGGGTGGTCGCCCACGGCACGACCGTCGCCACCAACGCCCTGCTGGAGCGGCGGGGCGCGCCGGTCGCGCTGGTGACCAACGCCGGGTTCGCCGACGTGATCGAGATCGCGCGCCAGGACCGGCCGTCGCTCTACGACCCGTGGGCCGACCGGCCGGAGCCCCTCGTCCCCCGGGCCTGGCGCTACGAGGTCGAGGGCCGGCTGGCCGCCGACGGCTCCGAGCTGCGTCCGGTCGACCCGGCCTCGCTGCCGCCCGTCGACCCGGCGGTGCGGGCGGTGGCGGTGTGCCTGCTGCACGCCGACCTGAACCCCGCGCACGAACGGGCCGTCGCGGCCGCGTTGCGCGACTCCGGGCTCGACGTGACCTGCTCGCACCAGGTCTCCCCGGAGTTCCGCGAGTACGAGCGCACGGTCACCACGGTCGTCAACGCCGTCCTGCGCCCGGTGTGCCGCTCGTACCTGCTCGGGCTGCGCGACGTGGCCGACGAGGTGCTGGTGATGACGTCGGCGGGCGGCCTGGTGGGCGTGGCCGAGGCCGCGGCCCTGCCCGCCGCGCTGCTCCTGTCGGGTCCGGCCGGCGGGGTGGCCGCGGCGGCCGCGGTGGCGGCGGCCAACGGGCTGCGCGACGTCGTGACCTTCGACATGGGGGGCACGTCCACCGACGTGTGCCTCGTGCTGGGCGGGGTGCCCGAACCGGCGCCGGGCCTGGTGGTCGGCGGTCTCACGGTGCGGCTGGCGGCCCTCGACGTCCACACCATCGGCGCCGGTGGGGGCTCGCTCGCCGGCATCGACACCGGGGGCGCCCTGATCGTGGGGCCCGAGTCGGCCGGCGCCGAGCCCGGCCCGGCGTGCTACGGGCGAGGGGGGACGCGCCCGGCGGTGACCGACGCCGACCTGGTCCTCGGCCGCATCCCCGCCGACGCCGCCTTCCCCGGCCTGGGCCGCCTCGACGTCGGCGCGGCCCGGCGGGCCCTCGACGCCGCCGGGGTGTCGGCCGAGGGCGTGGTGCGCGTGGTGAACGCGAACATGGAGCGGGCCCTGCGAGCGGTGTCGGTAGAGCGGGGGGTCGACCCGCGGGGCCTGGCCCTGGTGGCCTTCGGCGGCGCCGGGCCCCTCCACGCCTGCGAGCTGGCCGACGCCGTGGGGATGCCGACGGTGCTGGTGCCGGCCCGGGCCGGCGTGCTGTCGGCGCAGGGGCTGGTGTGCGCCCCCCACCAGCGCGACCTGGTCCGCAGCTGGCCCGAGCCCCTCGACCATCGCCGGCTCCCGGCGGCCCGGGGTGCGCTGGCGGCCGAGGCCGCCCGGCTGGTGGGCGACGGCGCCGAGGTCGACACCTTCCTCGACTGCCGCTACGCGGGGCAGAGCCACGAGCTCACGGTCCGCTCGACCGACCAGCTCCACGCCGAGCACCTGCGGCGCAACGGCACCAGCCGTCCCGGCCACCCCGTGGAGGTGATCGCCCTGCGGGCCCGGGCCCGGCGGCCGTCGCCGGTGGCCCTGGCCGACCTGCCCGCCCCCGACCGGCGCCCGGTGCGCGGGCCGGCCGTGGTCGCCGAGCACGACTGCACGGTGTGGGTGCCCCCCGGCTGGGCCGGCGAGCCGGGCGCGGCCGGCGCCCTGGTGCTCCGGCGGGTGGACGCCGGGTGA
- a CDS encoding hydantoinase B/oxoprolinase family protein: MSLDPAALQVLLSRLTGVAEEMGAVLRRAAFSPNIKERADCSAALFTADGEMLVQAEHIPVHLGSMPASVRAAIDALAAFGAPPRAGEQVILNDPFAGGTHLNDVTLVAPCVLPGGELVGWAANRAHHADLGGAAPGSMPADAVDVHQEGLRLPPVRLTAEIRAVLAASSRTPAERAGDLDAQVGANVLGVARLAELARAGALFDEVLAYGERRMRAALAGLPDGEWRFADVLDSCGPRPDQQRPARIVVTVQVRGDEVSFDFTGTDPQRWGNVNAVEAVTVSAVAFALRTAVDPTIPANGGALRPVTVVAPPGTIVAARPPAAVGAGNVEVSQRVADVCLGALAQAVPERIGAAGQGTMNNLLVGGDGWVYYETVAGGQGGRPGRAGMSGVHTAMTNTKNTPVEALERAYPMRVLRYRLRRGSGGAGSAPGGEGIERDLQVLTDATVSLITERRVSQPWGLAGGEPGAVGENWLLPGGDESRAERLPDKCTIRLQAGDVLRMLTPGGGGWGVPAR, encoded by the coding sequence GTGAGCCTCGACCCGGCGGCCCTGCAGGTGCTCCTCTCCCGGCTGACCGGCGTGGCCGAGGAGATGGGGGCGGTGCTGCGCCGGGCCGCGTTCAGCCCGAACATCAAGGAGCGCGCCGACTGCTCGGCCGCGCTGTTCACCGCCGACGGCGAGATGCTGGTGCAGGCCGAGCACATCCCGGTGCACCTGGGATCGATGCCGGCGTCGGTGCGGGCCGCGATCGACGCCCTCGCGGCCTTCGGCGCGCCGCCCCGTGCCGGCGAGCAGGTGATCCTCAACGACCCCTTCGCCGGGGGCACGCACCTCAACGACGTCACCCTGGTGGCCCCGTGCGTGCTCCCCGGCGGCGAGCTGGTCGGGTGGGCCGCGAACCGGGCCCACCACGCCGACCTGGGGGGCGCGGCGCCCGGCTCCATGCCGGCCGACGCCGTCGACGTGCACCAGGAGGGGCTCCGGTTGCCGCCCGTGCGGCTCACCGCCGAGATCCGGGCGGTGCTGGCCGCCAGCTCGCGCACCCCGGCCGAGCGGGCGGGCGACCTCGACGCCCAGGTGGGCGCCAACGTGCTGGGCGTCGCCCGGCTGGCCGAGCTGGCCCGTGCCGGCGCGCTTTTCGACGAGGTGCTGGCCTACGGCGAGCGCCGCATGCGCGCCGCGCTGGCCGGCCTGCCCGACGGCGAGTGGCGCTTCGCCGACGTGCTCGACTCCTGCGGGCCCCGGCCCGACCAGCAGCGGCCGGCCCGGATCGTGGTGACCGTGCAGGTGCGGGGCGACGAGGTGTCGTTCGACTTCACCGGCACCGACCCGCAGCGGTGGGGCAACGTGAACGCGGTCGAGGCGGTGACGGTGTCGGCGGTGGCGTTCGCCCTGCGGACGGCCGTCGATCCGACCATCCCGGCCAACGGGGGCGCGCTGCGGCCGGTGACGGTGGTGGCCCCGCCCGGCACGATCGTGGCCGCCCGCCCGCCCGCCGCCGTGGGCGCGGGCAACGTGGAGGTGAGCCAGCGGGTGGCCGACGTGTGCCTCGGCGCCCTGGCCCAGGCCGTGCCCGAGCGCATCGGTGCCGCCGGCCAGGGAACCATGAACAACCTGCTCGTGGGGGGCGACGGCTGGGTCTACTACGAGACCGTCGCCGGCGGGCAGGGCGGGCGCCCCGGCCGGGCGGGCATGAGCGGCGTGCACACGGCCATGACGAACACGAAGAACACGCCCGTCGAGGCGCTGGAGCGGGCGTATCCGATGCGGGTGCTGCGCTACCGGCTGCGCCGGGGGAGCGGCGGGGCCGGGTCGGCGCCGGGCGGCGAGGGCATCGAGCGGGACCTCCAGGTGCTGACCGACGCGACCGTGAGCCTGATCACCGAGCGGCGGGTCTCGCAGCCGTGGGGGCTGGCCGGCGGCGAGCCGGGGGCGGTGGGGGAGAACTGGCTGCTGCCGGGCGGCGACGAGAGCAGGGCCGAGCGCCTGCCCGACAAGTGCACGATCCGGCTGCAGGCCGGCGACGTGCTCCGGATGCTGACGCCCGGCGGAGGTGGGTGGGGCGTGCCGGCCCGTTGA
- a CDS encoding DUF1501 domain-containing protein → MNPISRRQLLKALGWGAGAAAVAPTTLASLLAQAAPAGAAPPGRVLVLVQLGGGNDGLDTVVPIGGPDAGAYASARGPLARTPDRLLPLDGSFALAGELPRLKQWWDAGHLAVVHGVHHDHHDLSHFGCLAIVWAGSTDAAEQTGWVGRTLDRLGGGAAGGPDPLLAVSLDGPTPILVGRTAIGASVSPDPSRVFGSPTDTDADPAVLAAYRAMSTPVVGEPALDAAARSAQATALHVGEALGPHLPAPPAASAVDALGTQLAAVAALVTAGLPTRVYHVTHDGDFDVHANEAGRQPALLATLDGAIGGFFDLLGAAGAGVVLATYSEFGRRVAFNGSGTDHGAAAPWFVVGPAVKGGHHGQPPSLTALDDHGNLVPTTDFRSVGATLVGPWLGVDPAAVFGPGVPTLGFV, encoded by the coding sequence GTGAACCCGATCTCACGGCGCCAGCTGCTCAAGGCCCTCGGTTGGGGGGCGGGCGCGGCCGCGGTCGCGCCGACCACGCTGGCGTCGCTCCTCGCCCAGGCCGCCCCGGCCGGCGCCGCCCCGCCCGGCCGGGTGCTGGTGCTCGTGCAGCTCGGCGGTGGCAACGACGGCCTCGACACCGTGGTGCCGATCGGCGGCCCCGACGCCGGCGCCTACGCGTCCGCACGGGGCCCGCTGGCCCGCACGCCCGACCGGCTGCTCCCCCTCGACGGCTCCTTCGCCCTGGCCGGCGAGCTGCCCCGCCTGAAGCAGTGGTGGGACGCCGGCCACCTCGCCGTCGTCCACGGCGTGCACCACGACCACCACGACCTCAGCCACTTCGGCTGCCTGGCGATCGTGTGGGCCGGCAGCACCGACGCGGCGGAGCAGACCGGCTGGGTGGGGCGCACGCTCGATCGGCTCGGTGGCGGCGCGGCCGGCGGGCCCGACCCGCTCCTCGCGGTGTCGCTCGACGGCCCCACGCCGATCCTGGTGGGCCGGACCGCCATCGGGGCGTCGGTGAGCCCCGACCCGTCCCGGGTGTTCGGCTCCCCCACCGACACCGACGCCGACCCGGCCGTGCTCGCCGCCTACCGGGCGATGAGCACCCCGGTGGTCGGCGAGCCGGCCCTGGACGCCGCCGCCCGCTCGGCCCAGGCCACGGCGCTGCACGTGGGCGAGGCCCTCGGCCCGCACCTGCCGGCGCCACCGGCGGCCAGCGCCGTCGACGCCCTCGGCACCCAGCTCGCCGCGGTGGCCGCCCTCGTCACCGCCGGGCTCCCCACCCGCGTGTACCACGTGACCCACGACGGCGACTTCGACGTGCACGCCAACGAGGCCGGGCGCCAGCCCGCGCTGCTCGCCACCCTCGACGGCGCCATCGGCGGGTTCTTCGACCTGCTCGGTGCGGCCGGAGCCGGGGTGGTGCTGGCCACGTACTCGGAGTTCGGCCGGCGGGTGGCCTTCAACGGCAGCGGCACCGATCACGGTGCCGCGGCGCCCTGGTTCGTGGTCGGCCCGGCGGTGAAGGGCGGCCACCACGGCCAGCCCCCGTCGCTCACCGCGCTCGACGACCACGGCAACCTGGTGCCCACCACCGACTTCCGCAGCGTCGGCGCCACCCTCGTGGGGCCCTGGCTCGGCGTCGACCCCGCGGCCGTGTTCGGCCCGGGCGTCCCCACCCTCGGCTTCGTCTAG
- a CDS encoding DUF1800 domain-containing protein: MAIPATRANASHLLRRAAFGGVPEEVDAAVAAGIEATVERLLQVGASPPDTPPFAIPSALDQVRDPAGVPRVTRDLQAYWLGRMAVSPTPALEKLVLFWHGHFATSVRKVIADRSMWQQNQLFRRIGAGSFPALVKAVSRDPAMVRWLDLRESDKGAVNENFARELLELFTMGRDNGYTQLDVAEAARAFTGHKLDPRADLAFVFVPAAHDAGRKTFLGVSGNLGGDDIVDIVVRQPQTARFVASRLWFRYASATPPAGVLDDLAAAFARRLDVTDLLRALLTHPAFYGDDVRHGLVATPVEVFVRVVRALAWGPDQWGQGAGAPALLGQILFAPPNVGGWGHNGTWLGSSVAASRALVARQAGTLAVALARAGNQVCAGLRGSVGDADAFTSGVMGRLGVTEVSTGTRDAVSRYVAGARGQSTDRVFAGAVSLALVAPEAVLQ, from the coding sequence ATGGCGATCCCGGCCACCCGTGCCAACGCCTCCCACCTCCTGCGGCGAGCCGCCTTCGGCGGCGTCCCGGAGGAGGTCGACGCCGCCGTGGCTGCCGGCATCGAGGCCACCGTCGAGCGACTCCTGCAGGTCGGCGCCTCGCCCCCCGACACACCTCCGTTCGCGATCCCGTCGGCGCTCGACCAGGTGCGCGACCCGGCCGGGGTCCCCCGGGTCACCCGCGACCTGCAGGCCTACTGGCTCGGCCGCATGGCGGTGTCGCCCACACCGGCCCTGGAGAAGCTGGTGCTGTTCTGGCACGGCCACTTCGCCACGTCGGTGCGCAAGGTGATCGCCGACAGGTCGATGTGGCAGCAGAACCAGCTGTTCCGCCGCATCGGCGCGGGCTCCTTCCCCGCCCTGGTCAAGGCCGTCAGCCGCGACCCGGCGATGGTCCGCTGGCTCGACCTCCGCGAGAGCGACAAGGGCGCGGTGAACGAGAACTTCGCCCGCGAGCTGCTCGAGCTGTTCACCATGGGCCGCGACAACGGCTACACCCAGCTGGACGTGGCCGAGGCCGCCCGGGCCTTCACCGGCCACAAGCTCGACCCCCGGGCCGACCTGGCGTTCGTGTTCGTGCCCGCCGCCCACGACGCCGGTCGCAAGACGTTCCTCGGGGTGAGCGGCAACCTCGGCGGCGACGACATCGTCGACATCGTCGTGCGCCAGCCCCAGACCGCCCGGTTCGTGGCCTCGCGACTGTGGTTCCGCTACGCGTCGGCCACGCCGCCGGCCGGCGTGCTCGACGACCTGGCCGCCGCCTTCGCCCGGCGCCTCGACGTCACCGACCTGCTCCGGGCCCTGCTCACCCACCCCGCCTTCTACGGCGACGACGTGCGCCACGGCCTGGTGGCCACCCCGGTCGAGGTGTTCGTCCGGGTCGTCCGGGCGCTCGCCTGGGGACCCGACCAGTGGGGGCAGGGGGCCGGCGCCCCCGCCCTCCTCGGCCAGATCCTGTTCGCCCCGCCCAACGTCGGCGGCTGGGGCCACAACGGCACGTGGCTCGGCTCGTCGGTGGCCGCCAGTCGGGCCCTCGTCGCCCGCCAGGCCGGCACGCTGGCCGTCGCCCTGGCCCGAGCGGGCAACCAGGTGTGCGCCGGGCTCCGCGGGAGCGTGGGCGACGCCGACGCCTTCACGTCGGGGGTGATGGGGCGCCTCGGCGTGACCGAGGTGTCCACCGGCACCCGTGACGCCGTGAGCCGCTACGTGGCCGGCGCCCGGGGGCAGAGCACCGACCGGGTGTTCGCCGGAGCGGTCTCGCTCGCCCTCGTGGCCCCGGAGGCGGTGCTGCAGTGA
- a CDS encoding SDR family NAD(P)-dependent oxidoreductase — MEINGVSALITGGASGLGEATARRLAAKGAKVCIVDLQVDKGEALAKELGGVFARADVTDPAQVQAAVDAASAMGPLRVNVSCAGIGWAERTVGKGNTPATIEAFAKVVEVNLIGTFNTMRLAAAAMAATEPLEFNERGVVVNTASVAAFDGQIGQVAYSASKGGVVGMTLPAARDLSAVGVRVCTIAPGIIDTPLLGQLPEEARAALASGVPFPKRLGTPDDYARLAIAIVEDGYLNGETIRLDGALRMAPK, encoded by the coding sequence ATGGAGATCAACGGGGTATCCGCACTCATCACCGGTGGCGCGTCGGGCCTGGGCGAGGCCACGGCCCGCCGGCTGGCCGCCAAGGGCGCCAAGGTCTGCATCGTCGACCTGCAGGTCGACAAGGGCGAGGCGCTGGCCAAGGAGCTCGGCGGCGTGTTCGCCAGGGCCGACGTCACCGACCCCGCCCAGGTGCAGGCCGCGGTCGACGCGGCCTCGGCCATGGGCCCGCTGCGCGTGAACGTGAGCTGCGCGGGCATCGGCTGGGCCGAGCGCACGGTGGGCAAGGGCAACACGCCCGCCACCATCGAGGCCTTCGCCAAGGTGGTCGAGGTGAACCTGATCGGCACGTTCAACACGATGCGCCTGGCCGCGGCGGCCATGGCCGCCACCGAGCCGCTCGAGTTCAACGAGCGGGGCGTGGTGGTCAACACCGCGTCGGTCGCCGCCTTCGACGGGCAGATCGGCCAGGTGGCCTACTCCGCCTCCAAGGGCGGCGTGGTCGGCATGACCCTGCCCGCGGCCCGCGACCTGTCGGCCGTCGGGGTGCGGGTGTGCACCATCGCCCCGGGCATCATCGACACCCCGCTGCTCGGCCAGCTCCCCGAGGAGGCCCGAGCGGCCCTGGCCTCCGGGGTGCCCTTCCCGAAGCGGCTGGGCACGCCCGACGACTACGCCCGGCTGGCCATCGCCATCGTCGAGGACGGCTACCTCAACGGCGAGACCATCCGCCTGGACGGCGCCCTACGGATGGCGCCCAAGTAG
- a CDS encoding cell wall-binding repeat-containing protein, with protein sequence MPRRNHRLLLPVLAAIGLVMSIVAIPEPAAAQPVFRIAGPDRYTTAALISGQFAPSGWPVFIASGENYPDAIAAGWFSGVARFPVLLVRRDSIPTVTQNELARLAPPAIFVLGGTAAVSDAVFAQLGQPGVTVIRIAGADRYATAAQIVNSTPPPPGPFATVLVASGTDFADAMIAGAAGAVYGMPLLLVPPNGPLPLPVVTTLTNLAGLGFVNIAIMGGPAEVSPAVEAALAGLGFAVARVPGANAYERSVAIWLPLGPGAYDIVVTTGENWPDGLAGALFTGQAQAAGITPNQNVMVLTRTACVPGVVAAGIAAAAPSRITILGGNAAVSPAVEAGTVCP encoded by the coding sequence ATGCCTCGCCGGAACCATCGACTGCTCCTCCCCGTGCTGGCCGCCATCGGGCTGGTGATGTCGATCGTCGCCATCCCCGAGCCGGCCGCAGCCCAGCCGGTGTTCCGCATCGCCGGCCCTGACCGCTACACCACCGCCGCCCTGATCTCGGGCCAGTTCGCGCCGAGCGGGTGGCCCGTGTTCATCGCCTCAGGCGAGAACTACCCCGACGCCATCGCCGCCGGGTGGTTCAGCGGCGTCGCCAGGTTCCCCGTGCTGCTGGTGCGCCGGGACTCCATCCCCACCGTCACCCAGAACGAGCTGGCCCGCCTGGCGCCCCCCGCCATCTTCGTGCTCGGGGGCACCGCCGCCGTCAGCGACGCCGTGTTCGCGCAGCTCGGCCAGCCTGGCGTGACCGTGATCCGGATCGCCGGCGCCGACCGCTACGCCACCGCCGCCCAGATCGTGAACTCGACCCCGCCGCCGCCGGGCCCGTTCGCCACCGTGCTGGTGGCCAGCGGCACCGACTTCGCCGACGCCATGATCGCCGGGGCCGCCGGCGCCGTCTACGGCATGCCGCTGCTCCTCGTCCCGCCCAACGGACCGCTCCCGCTGCCCGTGGTCACCACGCTCACGAACCTGGCCGGGCTCGGCTTCGTGAACATCGCCATCATGGGCGGGCCGGCCGAAGTGTCACCCGCGGTCGAAGCCGCCCTGGCCGGGCTCGGCTTCGCCGTGGCCCGGGTGCCCGGCGCCAACGCTTACGAGCGCTCGGTGGCCATCTGGCTGCCTCTCGGCCCGGGCGCCTACGACATCGTGGTCACCACCGGCGAGAACTGGCCCGACGGCCTGGCCGGCGCCCTGTTCACCGGGCAGGCCCAGGCAGCCGGCATCACCCCCAACCAGAACGTCATGGTGCTCACCCGCACCGCCTGCGTCCCCGGCGTGGTGGCCGCCGGCATCGCCGCCGCCGCCCCCAGCCGCATCACCATCCTCGGCGGGAACGCGGCCGTGTCGCCCGCCGTCGAGGCCGGAACCGTCTGCCCGTAG
- a CDS encoding cell wall-binding repeat-containing protein, with translation MATPNRRRPLLPVLAAIGLVMSIVAIPEPAAAQPVFRIAGPDRYTTAALISGQFAPSGSPVFIASGENYPDAIAAGWASGAAGVPVLLVRRDSIPAVTQNELARLAPPAIIVLGGTAAVGDAVFGQLSRPGVAVIRLAGADRYATAAEILNAGLPAPGPFATVLVASGTDFADAMIAGAAGAVYGGLPLLLVPPNGPLPLAVVNALTTLAGVGFVNVAIVGGPAEVSPAVEAALAGLGFAVARIPGANAYERSVAIWLFLPPAAYDVVVTTGENWPDGLAGALFTGQAQAAGITANQNVMVLTRTACVPGVVAAGIAAAAPSRITILGGNAAVSPAVEAGTVCP, from the coding sequence ATGGCCACACCGAACCGTCGCCGCCCCCTCCTCCCCGTGCTGGCCGCCATCGGGCTGGTGATGTCGATCGTCGCCATCCCCGAGCCGGCCGCAGCCCAGCCGGTGTTCCGCATCGCCGGGCCTGACCGCTACACCACCGCCGCCCTGATCTCGGGCCAGTTCGCGCCGAGCGGGTCGCCGGTGTTCATCGCCTCCGGCGAGAACTACCCCGACGCCATCGCCGCCGGGTGGGCCAGCGGCGCGGCCGGGGTCCCCGTGCTGCTGGTGCGGCGCGACTCCATCCCCGCCGTCACCCAGAACGAGCTGGCCCGCCTGGCGCCGCCCGCCATCATCGTGCTCGGGGGCACCGCCGCCGTGGGCGACGCCGTGTTCGGCCAGCTCAGCCGGCCCGGGGTGGCGGTGATCCGCCTGGCCGGCGCCGACCGCTACGCCACCGCGGCCGAGATCCTGAACGCAGGCCTGCCGGCGCCGGGCCCGTTCGCCACCGTGCTGGTGGCCAGCGGCACCGACTTCGCCGACGCCATGATCGCCGGGGCTGCCGGCGCCGTCTACGGCGGCCTCCCGCTGCTCCTCGTCCCGCCCAACGGGCCGCTCCCGCTGGCGGTGGTCAACGCGCTGACGACCCTGGCCGGGGTCGGCTTCGTGAACGTCGCCATCGTGGGCGGGCCGGCCGAGGTGTCACCCGCCGTCGAGGCCGCGCTGGCCGGGCTGGGCTTCGCCGTGGCCCGCATCCCCGGCGCCAACGCCTACGAGCGCTCGGTGGCCATCTGGCTGTTCCTGCCACCGGCCGCCTACGACGTGGTGGTCACCACCGGCGAGAACTGGCCCGACGGCCTGGCCGGCGCCCTGTTCACCGGGCAGGCCCAGGCGGCCGGCATCACCGCCAACCAGAACGTCATGGTCCTCACCCGCACCGCCTGCGTCCCCGGCGTGGTGGCCGCCGGCATCGCCGCCGCCGCCCCCAGCCGCATCACCATCCTCGGCGGGAACGCAGCCGTGTCGCCCGCCGTCGAGGCCGGAACCGTCTGCCCGTAG
- a CDS encoding cell wall-binding repeat-containing protein, whose amino-acid sequence MPRHHHRFVVPLLCALGLVVSIVAIPEPAAAQPVFRIAGPDRYTTAALISGQFAPSGAPVFIASGENYPDAIAAGWISGVAGFPVLLVRRDSIPTVTQNELARLAPPGIYVLGGTAAVSDAVFAQLGQPGVAVIRLAGADRYATAAEIANNFAAPAMVVSQPTVLVASGTDFADAMVAGAAGAVYGGLPLLLVPPNGPLSLPVVNALTTLAGAGYVNIAIMGGPAEVSPAVEAALAGLGFAVARVPGLNAYERSVAIWLFLPPAAYDVVVTTGENWPDGLAGALFTGQAQAAGITANQNVMVLTRTACVPGVVAAGIAAAAPSRITILGGNAAVSPAVEAGTVCP is encoded by the coding sequence GTGCCTCGACATCATCATCGGTTCGTCGTCCCGCTCCTGTGCGCGCTGGGGCTGGTCGTCTCCATCGTCGCCATCCCCGAGCCGGCCGCGGCCCAGCCGGTGTTCCGCATCGCCGGCCCTGACCGCTACACCACCGCCGCCCTGATCTCGGGCCAGTTCGCGCCCAGCGGGGCGCCCGTGTTCATCGCCTCCGGCGAGAACTACCCCGACGCCATCGCCGCCGGGTGGATCAGCGGCGTCGCCGGGTTCCCCGTGCTCCTGGTTCGGCGCGACTCCATCCCCACCGTCACCCAGAACGAGCTGGCCCGCCTGGCGCCGCCCGGCATCTACGTGCTCGGGGGCACGGCCGCCGTGAGTGACGCCGTGTTCGCGCAGCTCGGCCAGCCCGGCGTGGCGGTGATCCGCCTGGCCGGGGCCGACCGCTACGCCACCGCCGCCGAGATCGCCAACAACTTCGCTGCGCCGGCGATGGTCGTGAGCCAGCCCACGGTGCTGGTGGCCAGCGGCACCGACTTCGCCGACGCCATGGTGGCCGGCGCCGCCGGCGCCGTCTACGGCGGCCTCCCGCTGCTCCTCGTGCCGCCCAACGGGCCGCTGTCGCTGCCGGTGGTCAACGCGCTGACGACCCTGGCCGGGGCCGGCTACGTGAACATCGCCATCATGGGCGGGCCGGCCGAGGTGTCACCCGCCGTCGAGGCGGCACTGGCCGGTCTGGGCTTCGCCGTGGCCCGCGTGCCCGGCCTCAACGCCTACGAGCGCTCGGTGGCCATCTGGCTGTTCCTGCCACCGGCCGCCTACGACGTGGTGGTCACCACCGGCGAGAACTGGCCCGACGGCCTGGCCGGCGCCCTGTTCACCGGGCAGGCCCAGGCGGCCGGCATCACCGCCAACCAGAACGTGATGGTCCTCACCCGCACCGCCTGCGTCCCCGGCGTGGTGGCCGCCGGCATCGCCGCCGCCGCCCCCAGCCGCATCACCATCCTCGGCGGGAACGCAGCCGTGTCGCCCGCCGTCGAGGCCGGCACCGTCTGCCCGTAG
- a CDS encoding SRPBCC family protein — translation MSDEGTRRVTVERVIAAPPETIFEVLADPTQHAAIDGSGTVKAARAGDPARLSAGATFGMDMRLGVPYRITNTVVEFDEGRRIAWRHMGGHVWRYELEPVEGGTRVVETFDYATNRAPWLLELLRVPDRNRQGMVRTLERLDAHVTAA, via the coding sequence ATGAGCGACGAGGGAACGCGCCGGGTGACGGTCGAGCGGGTGATCGCCGCTCCGCCGGAGACGATCTTCGAGGTGCTCGCCGACCCGACCCAGCACGCGGCGATCGACGGGTCGGGCACCGTGAAGGCGGCCCGGGCCGGCGACCCGGCCCGGCTGTCGGCCGGGGCCACGTTCGGCATGGACATGCGGTTGGGCGTGCCCTACCGGATCACCAACACCGTGGTGGAGTTCGACGAGGGCCGGCGCATCGCCTGGCGCCACATGGGCGGCCACGTCTGGCGGTACGAGCTCGAGCCGGTCGAGGGCGGCACGCGGGTGGTCGAGACCTTCGACTACGCCACCAACCGGGCGCCCTGGCTGCTCGAGCTGCTCCGCGTGCCCGACCGCAACCGGCAGGGCATGGTGCGCACCCTCGAGCGCCTCGACGCCCACGTGACCGCGGCCTGA